The following coding sequences are from one Pusillimonas sp. DMV24BSW_D window:
- a CDS encoding OmpA family protein — translation MNTLVNKRVAISVVALAMMGGCATVDRTMGGMSQGGRTAAGAGAGAAVGAGLGALIGDSSEAALIGAGIGAVAGSIMGYNWSGIKNDVEQSGARDLGVAVVEMPDGTLKVHIPSNVSFDTGKSDLKAGLLPVLDSVSRALAQHPELRAKAIGYTDSTGPAELNQRLSLSRAEAVTNYIARQGISMGRLTAEGRASANPIGDNSTEQGRALNRRVELFLYAVKQ, via the coding sequence GCAATGATGGGAGGTTGTGCCACGGTGGATCGAACAATGGGTGGTATGAGCCAGGGCGGTCGCACAGCAGCCGGTGCCGGCGCGGGTGCAGCCGTAGGTGCCGGGCTTGGCGCATTGATAGGTGATAGCAGCGAGGCCGCATTAATTGGCGCGGGGATCGGTGCGGTTGCCGGCAGCATTATGGGCTACAACTGGTCAGGCATCAAGAATGACGTTGAGCAATCCGGCGCCCGTGATTTAGGGGTGGCTGTTGTTGAAATGCCCGACGGAACCCTTAAAGTTCACATTCCAAGCAATGTGTCGTTCGATACAGGAAAGTCTGATCTAAAAGCCGGTTTACTACCCGTGCTTGACAGTGTGTCGCGGGCACTTGCCCAGCATCCCGAGTTGCGTGCAAAGGCTATTGGCTACACCGACAGCACCGGCCCGGCTGAACTGAATCAGCGCTTGTCGTTAAGCCGTGCTGAAGCCGTTACAAACTATATTGCCCGACAGGGTATTTCCATGGGGCGCTTAACTGCTGAAGGGCGTGCTTCCGCTAACCCCATTGGTGATAACAGCACCGAACAGGGCCGTGCGCTGAACCGTCGTGTTGAGTTGTTCTTGTACGCTGTTAAACAATAA